From Cetobacterium somerae ATCC BAA-474:
GATTATCTAGATTTTCTAAATTATATAAAATAGGATCACTTAATAATCTATGTCCTTCTAAACATTTTTGTTCAATAAAATTCAGAACTTTCTCAATGTTATATCCTTCTAAATAAACTACATTATCTGTTTCTTTGAAAAAATTGAAAACTTTATTATTGTTGGTAACGATTTTATAATCCATAAAAAACCTCCCGTTTTATGTGTATGATTTTTCAGTAGTAATATTACAACGTAAACCATAATATATCAAGAGTAAAAAAATAAAAATTGACAACTTTTTAAAATTAGTATATACTCTTTCTCAGAGCAAAAAAAAGGAGGATGGAATATGGTTTTTAAAAATGGCACAAAAATTAAGAAAAAAAAGAAAAACTATTTGTCGTTTTTAAATTTATTTATTTCATTTATTAATAATTTATTTATGTTTTTAAATTTATTAGTTTTTAATTTTAATATTTATATAGATAAGGAATATGATTTTCATATTCCTTTTTTTATGCAAAAAATTTAGGAGGTTTAGATGAAGGGGAAGTTAATTCTTGAAAACGGAATGAGTTTTGATGGAAAAATTTTTGGAGAATTAGGTGAAAGCGTTGGAGAGCTTGTATTTAATACAGGAATGACAGGGTACCAAGAGTTACTTACGGATCCATCATATTATGGTCAAATTGTTGTTATGACTTATCCAATGGTTGGAAACTATGGAATAAACTTAGAGGATATGGAATCTAGCGGAATAAAGTTAAAAGGATTTATAATTAAAGAGGACGCAAAGCTTCCAAATAACTTTAGATGTGAAATGACATTAGATGGATTTTTAAGACAATATAATGTAGTTGGATTTAAAGGTGTAGATACAAGACATCTAACTAAAATAATAAGAGAACAAGGAGCAATGAAAGCTCTAATAACTTCAAAAGATTTAACTCAAAAAGAGATAGACGAGCATTTTGCAAAATTTAATAATAGTGACGCTGTAGAAAAAGTTAGTACAAAAGAGATTTATGAGATTCCTGGACCTGGAAAAAGAATAGGAGTAATAGATTTCGGTGTTAAGAGAAATATATTAAGATCATTTGAAAAAAGAGGAGTTCATCAAATTGTATTTCCTTGGAATGTAACTGCAGAAGAGTTATTATCACATGATTTAGATGCAGTATTTTTATCAAATGGACCAGGAGATCCAGCAGAATTAACTGGAGTAATAAACGAAATAAAAAAATTAGTTGGAAAATTACCTATTGTTGGAATATGTTTAGGGCATCAGTTATTAGCTTGGGCACTAGGTGGAACAACAACAAAGTTAAAGTATGGACATAGAGGATGTAATCATCCAGTTAAAGATTTAGAAAAAAATAGAATATTTATAACATCACAAAATCATGGTTATGTTGTAGATAAAGTACCTGAATCAATGAAAGTAACACATATAAATTTAAATGATAACTCTATCGAAGGAATGAGAAGTGAAGAGCATAGAATTTTATGTGTACAGTATCACCCAGAAGCATGGCCAGGACCAGCTGATTCAGAATATCTGTTTGATGATTTTTTAAAAGTAATAGAGGGATAATTTTTGAGGTTATTTAAGTAGAGTTTGTAGGAGGCGTATAATGTTAGATAAATCGATAAAAAAGACACTGGTAATAGGATCGGGACCAATTATAATAGGACAAGCAGCAGAGTTTGATTATTCAGGAACTCAAGCATGTGAAACTTTAAAAAAAGAGGGGATAGAAGTTGTATTAATAAACTCTAACCCAGCAACAATAATGACAGATAAGGCAGTTGCAGACAAAATATATATAGAGCCAATTACAGCAGAATTTGTGGAAAAAGTAATTGCAAAAGAAAGACCAGATTCTATCTTAGCTGGAATGGGTGGGCAAACAGCTCTAAACATGGCAGTTGAATTAAATGATAAAGGAATACTTGAAAAGTATAATGTAAGAGTAATAGGAACATCTATTGAATCTATAAAAAGAGGAGAAGATAGAGAACTATTTAGAGAGGCTATGGATAAAATTGGAGAGCCTACAATAGAGAGTAAAATAGTTGAAACTTTAGAAGATGGGTTTAAAGTTGCAAGAGAGATTGGATATCCAGTTGTTGTAAGACCAGCGTATACTCTAGGGGGAACAGGAGGGGGAATTGCTGATAACCCTCAAGAGTTAGAAGACATTTTATTAAAAGGATTAAAGCTATCAAGAGTTGGACAAGTACTAATTGAAAAATCAATCTTAGGATGGAAAGAGGTTGAATACGAAGTAATCAGAGATAAAGATGGAAACTGTATAACTGTTTGTAATATGGAGAATATAGATCCAGTTGGTATCCATACAGGAGACTCTATAGTTGTTGCACCATCTCAAACACTTTCAGATAGAGAGTATCAAATGCTAAGAACATCAGCATTGAAAATAATAAATGAAATAGGTGTAGTTGGAGGTTGTAACGTTCAGTTCGCTCTTCATCCGAAATCATTTGAATATGCAATTATTGAAATAAATCCAAGAGTTTCTAGATCATCTGCGTTAGCTTCAAAGGCTACAGGATATCCTATAGCAAGAGTTGCAACAAGATTATCTTTAGGATATACATTAGATGAAGTTGTAAATGAAGTAACTGGAAAAACTTTTGCATGTTTTGAACCAGCATTGGATTATATAGTAGTAAAAATTCCAAAGTGGCCATTTGATAAATTTAAGAAGGCTAATAAAAGACTAGGTACGAAAATGATGGCAACTGGAGAGGTTATGGCTATTGGAAATAACTTTGAAGCTGCATTTTTAAAAGGACTAAGATCATTAGAGATTGGAAGATATAATTTAGAGCATCCTGTGGTAGAGAAAATGACTATGGAAGAATTAAAAGAGATAGTTGTAAGACCAGATGATGAAAGAATTTTCGTTGTTGCTGAGATGTTAAGAAGAGGATATGTAAAGGAAAAGTTACAGAAATTAACTGGAATAGATAAGTTCTTTATGGAAAAATTAGAGTGGCTTGTAAAGCAAGAAGAGTTAATGAAAAAGATGGAGCTTAAAGATTTAGATGAAAAATTCTTAAAAAATGCTAAGAAAAAAGGATTCTCAGATAAAGGAATAGCTCAGTTGCTAAATGTAACAGAACAAGATATCGCTAGAAAAAGAAGAGATTATGGAATTAAACCAGTTTATAAAATGGTTGATACATGTGCAGGAGAGTTTGCTGCGGATTCATCATACTTTTATTCAACATATGATCAATTTGATGAAGTTGATGTAACAGATAAAAAGAAAGTTATAGTAATAGGATCTGGTCCAATAAGAATAGGGCAAGGAATAGAGTTTGACTACTGTACAGTTCACTCAATAAAAACTTTAAGAAATATGGGAATAGAGAGTATTATTATAAATAACAATCCAGAAACAGTATCTACAGACTTCTCAACTGCAGATAGACTTTACTTTGAACCATTAGTAACAGAGGATGTTATGAATATCATTGATAAGGAAAAACCAGCAGGAGTAATCATTCAATTTGGAGGTCAAACAGCAATAAAATTAGCTAATGACTTAAGAGATAGAGGGGTTACAATACTTGGAACTTCAGCAGAGATGGTTGATGCTGCAGAAGATAGAGAAAAGTTTGAAGATATAATGGAAAAATTAGATATAAAAAGACCAAAAGGTAAAGCTGTATGGGACGTTGAGCTTGGAAAGAAAATAGCAGCAGAAGTACAGTATCCAGTTTTAGTAAGACCTTCATATGTTCTAGGTGGACAAGGAATGGAGATTTGTCACGATGAATACAATCTTGTAAATTATCTAAAAGCTTCGTTTGAAAGAGATCCTGAAAATCCAGTTTTAATAGATAAATATTTAAATGGAATTGAAGTAGAAGTAGATGCAATATGTGACGGTGAAGATATTTTAATACCAGGAGTTATGGAGCATTTAGAAAGAGCTGGAATACATTCGGGAGATTCAATAACAATATATCCTCCACAAAATTTATATGAGGGGACAGAAAAGAAAATTGAAGAGATTACAAGAAAAATTGCAAAAGAATTAAAAATAAAAGGTATGATGAATATCCAGTTTATAGCATACGAAAATGAATTATATGTAATTGAGGTAAACCCTAGATCATCAAGAACAGTACCTTATATAGCAAAAATATCTGGAGTTCCAGTAATTGATATAGCAACAAAAGTAATAATGGGAGAAAAACTTCAAAACTTAGGATTTGGAACTGGTATTTATAAAAAGCCATCTGTAGTTGCAGTTAAAGTTCCGGTATTCTCAACAGAGAAATTATCAGGAGTTGAAGTTTCATTAGGACCTGAGATGAAATCTACAGGAGAAGTTTTAGGAGTTGGACATACAGCAGATGAAGCTATATTTAAAGGTCTTTTAGGTGGTGGAAGAGTTCAAAATGT
This genomic window contains:
- a CDS encoding carbamoyl phosphate synthase small subunit; this translates as MKGKLILENGMSFDGKIFGELGESVGELVFNTGMTGYQELLTDPSYYGQIVVMTYPMVGNYGINLEDMESSGIKLKGFIIKEDAKLPNNFRCEMTLDGFLRQYNVVGFKGVDTRHLTKIIREQGAMKALITSKDLTQKEIDEHFAKFNNSDAVEKVSTKEIYEIPGPGKRIGVIDFGVKRNILRSFEKRGVHQIVFPWNVTAEELLSHDLDAVFLSNGPGDPAELTGVINEIKKLVGKLPIVGICLGHQLLAWALGGTTTKLKYGHRGCNHPVKDLEKNRIFITSQNHGYVVDKVPESMKVTHINLNDNSIEGMRSEEHRILCVQYHPEAWPGPADSEYLFDDFLKVIEG
- the carB gene encoding carbamoyl-phosphate synthase large subunit; amino-acid sequence: MLDKSIKKTLVIGSGPIIIGQAAEFDYSGTQACETLKKEGIEVVLINSNPATIMTDKAVADKIYIEPITAEFVEKVIAKERPDSILAGMGGQTALNMAVELNDKGILEKYNVRVIGTSIESIKRGEDRELFREAMDKIGEPTIESKIVETLEDGFKVAREIGYPVVVRPAYTLGGTGGGIADNPQELEDILLKGLKLSRVGQVLIEKSILGWKEVEYEVIRDKDGNCITVCNMENIDPVGIHTGDSIVVAPSQTLSDREYQMLRTSALKIINEIGVVGGCNVQFALHPKSFEYAIIEINPRVSRSSALASKATGYPIARVATRLSLGYTLDEVVNEVTGKTFACFEPALDYIVVKIPKWPFDKFKKANKRLGTKMMATGEVMAIGNNFEAAFLKGLRSLEIGRYNLEHPVVEKMTMEELKEIVVRPDDERIFVVAEMLRRGYVKEKLQKLTGIDKFFMEKLEWLVKQEELMKKMELKDLDEKFLKNAKKKGFSDKGIAQLLNVTEQDIARKRRDYGIKPVYKMVDTCAGEFAADSSYFYSTYDQFDEVDVTDKKKVIVIGSGPIRIGQGIEFDYCTVHSIKTLRNMGIESIIINNNPETVSTDFSTADRLYFEPLVTEDVMNIIDKEKPAGVIIQFGGQTAIKLANDLRDRGVTILGTSAEMVDAAEDREKFEDIMEKLDIKRPKGKAVWDVELGKKIAAEVQYPVLVRPSYVLGGQGMEICHDEYNLVNYLKASFERDPENPVLIDKYLNGIEVEVDAICDGEDILIPGVMEHLERAGIHSGDSITIYPPQNLYEGTEKKIEEITRKIAKELKIKGMMNIQFIAYENELYVIEVNPRSSRTVPYIAKISGVPVIDIATKVIMGEKLQNLGFGTGIYKKPSVVAVKVPVFSTEKLSGVEVSLGPEMKSTGEVLGVGHTADEAIFKGLLGGGRVQNVRNRKVLLTIRDKDKDEFLPVAKSLKSLGCQLFATEGTQKYLAEKGIEATAVRKINEESPNILDLLKNREVDLLINTPTKANDAQRDGFKIRRTAIEYGVEVLTSIDTLNAIIKVQELNVDKMDLDVFDIAQI